The Bacillus sp. Marseille-Q1617 genome has a segment encoding these proteins:
- the rbfA gene encoding 30S ribosome-binding factor RbfA, translating to MSHRANRVGEQMKKELSDIIGRKIKDPRIGFVTVTDVQVSGDLQQAKVYITVLGGEDQRENTLKGLAKAKGFIRSEVGQRVRLRKTPEIIFEFDESIEYGNHIETLLRKVQDEPEDDSQNKDE from the coding sequence ATGAGCCATCGTGCGAATCGAGTTGGCGAGCAAATGAAGAAAGAGCTCAGCGATATTATCGGACGAAAAATTAAAGACCCGCGTATTGGATTTGTTACAGTTACGGATGTACAGGTTTCCGGGGATCTTCAGCAGGCAAAAGTATACATTACTGTTCTTGGTGGAGAAGACCAAAGAGAAAATACATTAAAGGGTCTGGCGAAGGCGAAAGGATTTATACGTTCGGAAGTGGGACAGAGAGTCCGCCTTCGTAAAACACCGGAAATAATCTTTGAGTTTGATGAATCGATCGAGTATGGAAATCATATTGAGACTTTACTTCGTAAAGTCCAAGATGAACCGGAAGACGATTCACAGAATAAAGACGAGTAA
- the ribF gene encoding bifunctional riboflavin kinase/FAD synthetase — MKLITVHHPHSFSKEEFPPMVLALGYFDGVHKGHQRVIRTAVETAKEQNVHSAVMTFDPHPSVVLGHKHKHIRFITPLEDKKEIISGLGVDYLFVVRFTSEFASLLPQEFVDQYIIDFNVVHVVAGFDYSYGRMGKGTMETLPFHSRERFTSTTVPKLTEEEDKISSSLIRESLKEGNVTKAAKLLGRPYGMKGTVIHGDKRGRKIGFPTANIEMAHTYLIPKNGVYAVRMRIHEQWYEGVCNVGFKPTFKNPDEFSLSIEVHLFNFHSSIYGEEVYVEWFNRIRDEQKFSGIEELINQIQKDKETAISYFSGI; from the coding sequence GTGAAATTAATAACTGTACATCATCCTCATTCGTTTAGTAAAGAAGAGTTCCCCCCGATGGTCTTGGCGCTCGGTTATTTTGACGGCGTTCATAAAGGGCACCAGAGGGTGATCAGAACGGCTGTTGAAACAGCGAAAGAACAAAATGTACATAGTGCTGTGATGACGTTTGACCCTCATCCTTCTGTTGTACTTGGGCATAAACATAAACATATACGTTTCATTACCCCTCTGGAGGATAAAAAGGAAATCATAAGCGGATTAGGGGTGGACTATTTATTCGTGGTGCGCTTCACTTCAGAGTTTGCCAGCCTTTTGCCGCAGGAATTTGTCGATCAATATATCATCGATTTTAACGTAGTTCATGTTGTGGCAGGATTTGATTATTCTTATGGCAGAATGGGAAAGGGAACGATGGAAACTCTGCCTTTTCATTCGAGGGAGAGATTTACTTCCACTACCGTACCAAAGCTTACAGAAGAAGAAGACAAAATCAGTTCCTCTTTGATCCGCGAAAGTCTGAAAGAAGGAAACGTGACAAAGGCTGCCAAACTTTTGGGCAGACCTTATGGGATGAAGGGTACCGTTATTCATGGTGATAAGCGCGGCCGGAAAATCGGTTTTCCGACAGCGAATATAGAAATGGCCCATACTTACTTAATCCCTAAAAACGGGGTGTATGCGGTCCGCATGAGAATTCATGAGCAATGGTATGAAGGCGTATGTAATGTCGGTTTTAAGCCTACGTTTAAAAATCCTGATGAATTTTCATTATCAATTGAAGTTCATTTGTTTAATTTCCATTCCTCCATCTACGGGGAAGAGGTTTATGTTGAATGGTTTAATAGGATAAGGGATGAACAAAAATTTTCGGGAATTGAAGAGTTGATCAACCAAATTCAGAAGGATAAAGAAACCGCCATCTCTTACTTTTCAGGAATTTGA
- the truB gene encoding tRNA pseudouridine(55) synthase TruB encodes MNGILPLWKPRGMTSHDCVFKLRKLLRTKKVGHTGTLDPEVSGVLPICIGRATKIAEYITSAGKTYEGEVTLGSSTTTEDAWGEVVETKLVEKPIERTTVQEILNSLTGEITQTPPMYSAVKVNGKRLYEYARKGIEVERPSRKVHIHELELLDDWTTLEGEHPHFSFRVSCSKGTYVRTLAVEIGKRLGYPAHMSSLTRTKSASFTQADCFTLEQVGEYVQSERAEELLYPLESGLSHLPKMVISDTLAEKVKNGARLQEPEDWPKGSEVVMEHESRAIAIYQCHPDKPEVIKPVKVLFND; translated from the coding sequence ATGAACGGAATATTACCTTTATGGAAGCCAAGGGGCATGACTTCCCATGATTGTGTGTTTAAGTTAAGGAAATTGCTTCGGACGAAGAAGGTTGGCCATACTGGTACCCTCGATCCCGAAGTATCGGGTGTCCTGCCGATTTGTATCGGAAGGGCGACAAAAATAGCTGAGTATATAACTTCCGCAGGAAAAACGTACGAAGGGGAAGTAACCCTCGGCTCCAGCACTACAACCGAAGATGCCTGGGGGGAAGTGGTTGAAACAAAGCTGGTTGAGAAACCGATCGAAAGAACCACGGTACAAGAGATTCTAAATAGCTTGACTGGAGAAATCACTCAGACGCCGCCGATGTATTCAGCTGTTAAAGTGAATGGCAAGAGACTTTATGAATATGCCCGGAAAGGGATCGAAGTGGAAAGGCCATCCAGGAAGGTCCATATACATGAGTTGGAGCTTCTGGATGATTGGACAACATTGGAGGGGGAACATCCTCATTTCTCCTTTAGAGTATCTTGCAGTAAAGGGACATACGTAAGAACCCTTGCTGTCGAAATCGGTAAGCGGCTTGGCTATCCTGCTCATATGTCATCGCTTACCCGTACGAAATCTGCAAGTTTCACACAAGCTGATTGTTTCACGTTGGAGCAAGTCGGGGAGTATGTCCAAAGTGAAAGAGCTGAGGAGCTTCTTTATCCTTTGGAATCGGGGCTTTCTCATTTGCCGAAAATGGTAATTAGTGATACATTAGCAGAGAAAGTGAAGAATGGTGCACGTTTACAAGAGCCTGAGGATTGGCCAAAGGGATCAGAAGTGGTAATGGAGCACGAAAGCCGTGCCATCGCTATTTATCAGTGCCATCCCGACAAACCTGAGGTCATCAAGCCTGTAAAAGTCCTATTCAACGACTAG